The sequence below is a genomic window from Myotis daubentonii chromosome 14, mMyoDau2.1, whole genome shotgun sequence.
gcagcgtctgccccctggccccCTGAAGCGGTGCCGGCAGAGCGGCCTGTGACCTGGGCCGAGAGTGTAGGGACCTGAGTTTGTCATTTCTCTCGGTAAGCAGCCCGGTGCCCGGGGAACCAGCCCCACGCTAGTCCGCGCCGACATCAGCACTGCCGCACAAGCCACGTGAAACCCAGGTCCCAGGCCCGAGGCATTTGCTGCAGGAGACCCTGCATCCGAGCAGAGGCGGCCGCTGCGTGGTAATGCCACCCTGTCATCATGCCATTTCCCCCCAGCAAGGAGCTCAGAGGCACCACCAAACCAATCCCCCAGGTCCAACCTTCCAGGGTTTGTCTCCTGAGACCATTCCTGGTACCATTTCATCAGCCAGCATTCAATCAAGAAACCAATTAAACCAgtaatttaaacagaaaaaaaaccagTAATATAAACAATGATTAGTAAGAAAGCGGTTAACTACTGAGAAGGGTGAGAGCGTACACGAGAGGAAGAGCAGGAGCAACCTCAGAAAGCAGCCACTCCCCTCCAGCACCTAGAAACTGAAGAGCCTCTCCAGGCGGAGGCCCTAGCCCGGGAGGGGAGAGCATGGCTGGCCACCCAGCCTGCCGGGGGCAGAGAAGCTCGCTGGAGGGTGTGGGCTGCGGTACCTGGGGGGCGTGAGCCACAGTCCACCCTGAGGGCTGCCCAGGTGACATCTCAGGCCCCTGGGTCCACGTGCTCACCTGCGCGGAGAACCGCAAGGCCTGGGCTCTTGCCAATTCTACGGCGTTCCTCCGGCGCCCTCTGTCGGCAAAGGGGAGGCGTGCACTGGGCCCGGAGCTGCGCTATCACCCCACCCAGGGCCGCTTTGGACACGAAAATCAGTTCATGACCGGCACTTTACTCATTCGCAGAAATGTGGGAAAGCAGCCTGCTAAATTCAGAACGTGGAAAATTCTACTAACCAAACGACCAGGTTTCTTCAACAACAAAACGGTAAGAATGAAGTGGGGGAACTACCAGGACAAAAAAGACTAAATGCAATGGGTCGCCCTTGCCTGGATTAtgttgtaaacaaacaaacaaaaaccaaaccaaagccCAACTGTAAAGCACCACGAGAAATGAGAGAAATGTTAACACCCAGAGGATACTCGATATTAAGGAAATGTCCGCTTGGTAATGGCGTTATGGCTGAGTGCCCCCAGGTGAAATGTTTGTGGATGCAGGAAGTCCGGGGTTCGCTTCTCAATAACCCGGGGAACGGGTGTTTACTGGTAAAACATGGGCGGCCACAAACAGGTCATTGTTCAAGCCGGGTTCTGGGTTCTGGACTAATGTATTTGAAATTTCCATCCTAAGACATCCACaaaacccctcccccagccacaaAAATAAAGAGTACCACTCACCTCAACATTAGGGGCTGTAGGTGCCGGGCCCGAGAGGGAGGTGGGAAGCCGGTCTCGAGGGCGGCCACACCGGCTCCGGGACGGAATAGGCCGAAGGGCAGCTTTCCAGTCGGATTCCGAGAAGCGTGTTGCCGACGCTCCTTCTCTCGCCTTAAATCCGCGAGACCAGGAGCAAAGCCTCCTGGTTAAGCACGTGCTGGAGTGCACACACCTGGGTGGGATCCTGGCTCCCTTGCTAGCAGCGTGGTGACCCGGGCAAGCTACCCAGCCTCTAGTTTCCACCTTGAAGGGATTACATGAGTAACATGTGTTACCTGTTTAGGAGCGTGCCCGGCCCATGGTTAAATACTGAGTGATTTTTAGAAATTTCAACAAATTCTACTTAACACTCTTGACAGAATGGAGCTAAGGTTTTAAAAAGGAGAGACGGGAGAAAAGATATCAGTGAAGAACAAAGGAATATAGTGGAAGCTTGCAGCCTTGCACCCCCATCACCAAGGAGTTCCCGACTTCCATGTTTTATTCCGTCTCTGATTAAAAGCATAAATTTGAACTGTAAAATCAGAGAAACCCAGGAAGAAAACCACAATAGTCCCAGCAAGTTAAAGCCTAAGACGAGCCCCCGAGGATTCCTCCGCGGGCCCATTAGAAAGGATGCTTCGGGGCAACCCACCCGACCCTTAACAGGGAGCAGCTGGTGCGTGAACCACACCGGCTCTGCGATCCAGTTCCCGAGGCGAGCAGCTGCTGAGCTCATCTCTGCAGTTAGTTATGGTTCATTCCCACAGTCACCAGGGAGAACTACACCCAGGGGTGGTAACTGGGCAATATAAAGGGCAAATTAAGAGTAGCCGGGGGTAGTGTAAGGCAATGTCCATTTACAGTGAGTGAGTTCTGGAATGGTCAGACTCAATGTCAAGACACAAGTCAAACAGAATAAAATTATTGTATAGAGAAGGAAAACCGAAATAGTTACAGGAATTACATTGATGGTGAGGTAGTTGTCTAAGAAATGACAGAGGAAATATTAAAATCGGTCCTTACACTGATATTGAACTGTAAAAAAAAGAGGTGtacataaaaatcaaaataaccagTATTTCAGCTTATAGGTCTTTCCCAATTCCGGTATTCATTTCCCTCCATTTAACATATCCAAGTGTGCGTTTAGAAATATGATCATCCTTTCTGGGCTAAGAATACAATTGAAAGGATTTCCTACATACTAGAACTAGCCCTGTGAGTGTTGTAACTCCTTACTAGGTCACTTGTCAtaacccagtggttcccaaactttgcTGGGAATTAactagggaatttttttttaaatccttgtgTTCAGGTCACATCCCATATTAATGAAATCAGAATGTCTAGGGATGGGAGTTAGGCCTCagtattttctttaatcttttatttttttaaaaatatattttattgatttttctacagagagggagagggatagagagaaacatcaatgagagagaaacatcaaccagctgccccccgcacaccccccactggggatgtgcccacaaccaaggcacatgcccttgaccagaatcgaacctgggacccttcagtccgcaggctgacgctctatcccctgagccaaccCGGTCAGGGCTTCTTTAATCTTTTAATTGCCCCACTTCTCATGAAGAAAATTGCTCATACATGATAAAAACTTTGGCTGCAGTCTTTTAAAGGGATGGTATACTATCTAAACTTtagatttaaaaaggaagagagtCTCTGTCCTTAACACCCTTAACGCCCAGAGGTGGTAATAATTGAGTTTCCATGCACTAACATTTGAAACAAGTTTTATACTATTTTTGTAAATCTTGACTCCTGGTACaccacaataatttaaaaatcaaagttttcCCAGGGGAGGGAGTAAAATCATCCAGGGTTAAGTGATGACAGAAAATTACTCCCAGATACTTTGTCAGAACAAGGCAAGAAAAGGTCAAATACACTGGTTCAAAATAGGATACCTTCGGAGTTGGGGGTCACATTGCTCAGgtctaaagcaaaacaaaatgtctTTCAGAAGACCACGTTTCTGACCTCACTGCAAATTTAGAATGTCACACGAAATATCTGTTGACTCTGCTACCATTTTTAATAAGTGACTGCCTCCTACAGTTACTAACCCAACTCCATTACCAAAAACGACgtgaaatgtattttctctaggTTATAAATTTAGAGACTACAATTTAGACTAAATCCCAAAATTTAAAATGGCTGCTCAGTGACAAACCCATAAGCTTCTCAAAGGACAAGGTCTCAAATTGTTAGTCTACATAGTCAAGGTCGCAGATTCCCTTGCCAGAGTTTGAGATAACACAATTTAATACAGTAACGAAGACAAAAGTACATTTCACTGCTTTCTCTCTGGAAAGAATGTTCATCACAGCTTGGCAGCCACTTTCATCCCAGGTCTCCCTTTTTAACATTATCCAAACATAGTTCCCTCCTGAGAGGACAATATTACCACCCTCCTACAGCAGGCGTATGCCATTCATTCACCATTTTCAAAGACAGGGTTCATGGGTTACGAATAAAAACTGTCAGACTCCAAAATCCAGTCACTTTTTATTGACTTTGTTAATGTTACAAGAGTTCTTGCACTGCCAAACCATGCCTGAGAATTCAAAGAAAGAAATGGTACAATGGACATCCTCTCCACCCATCATACAGCATATTAAAACTTGATTCATGTGCATTTTGACAATTtcacaatcttttaaaaagttgtaacAAGAGTTGGTTTTAAATCTCCTGCAGGTCTTCAGTTTTCTGGTACAGGAAGCCATTAAATAAGTTCCACATACCCATCCAGTTCATTCCTCAGTAACATaaccctcaacaaaattctgCTGGAAAAAAACGCATACTTTTCAGGGAAAATATGTGGCTCAAGGTCCAAGAGATTTGTTAAGATTTTTGGTTCCCAAATGAAGTCTTCAGTTTAACCAAGAATCCCTTATTTCTCGCTTAATCATCCAACCTCTCCTTGGTCTGCTCAGCAACTCGCCCAAACACATCCGAAGGCAGGCATCCCAGCCCACCACCTCAGAGAACACCAACATTATTGCCCAGGAATGGTTGGCAGTACCGTCAGGAGATCTGGAACCCCCCAGGAGTCCGATTCCTGTGTTGACACTTTTATCAAGACTAAACTCCCACAGAAATATGCTCCCGTATCAGGATAGTTTTACTCACCCGCTTGCTTCACTCTTGCCAGTAGCAAGTCTGCAACTCCCCCCATTTGGCAAAGGGATTTATTACAGAGAAACCAGACTCTGCATCAAGTGGTCACACACCACTCCGACATATTTCTATTGAACCAAAGATACAAAACTAGGAAATTATCAAACTCTCATTAGATGGAAAGAAACTTTTCAGTAAACCTGGCTATCTTCCTGAAGTCCCTTTTCAGGACTAAAAATGACTGAATAGTTTAGGCTGTAATTATTAAAACAGAAGTGCTACATCGCCTGTGGTTTGCCCCTGATTTTAAACGAACAGCATAAAGACACACCAGAGGGTTGGTAACAGAGCTACCCCGGGACAATCTACAGAATGTCcagtaacttaaaaatttggGCACAAATATATCTGAAATTGTCAAAGACTATGCAAGGTCCATGAAACCTAAGTGGGTTTTAGGTTGAGGTTCTGCTCATGTTGCTCTGAATTTATAAGAATGGGTCAGTGGATCCCTTGGCCTGAGCAGAAACCATCCTCTTTCCACTGCAGTTAACTTTACAATTAGACCTGATTCGAGGAGGCTTAGCAGCACCTGAAGTAGAGCCCCCTGCACCCTCTGCCCTTTCAATCAAAGGCTATTTGGTTCCCCTCTAGGGGTTGGCAATTTCACAATTCTAATGCATATTTCAGGTCACTTACTTAACCAAGCAATATGCTCTGTCAAATAACTTCTTCCAAGTTAAAGCAAAAAAGGCCTTAATGTGGAACATAGAGAAAGCACTACCCCAATGAAAAATTACCGAAAGAAACAAGATTATTCCCTCCCATGCCCCTCCCCACTTGGCATACCCAAGTTTCGTTGAATTTGTGGTTACCTCAGAATACAACTCAAAGTTTAAATTAGAAATCCCAGCCCTACAGAGCATCTGAACACATCAGTTCTTTTGAAAGCGGCACGTTCCAGGAGGTCTAACAGCCACAGCCCACTACAGAGCGCATTCCCGGAGGGTGGGGCACAGGACAGGTCAGTTAAGGTCACTTAAATCTTCATCTTTTACAGCAGATCAGAAGCCAGACGCCTACTCTCTGCAGGATTTCTGATAGGAATCCAGTAGAGCTGGTTGTAAGTTCCATATCGCCACTTAAGAGCTGTAACGTTCCAATCCAGAAGTTGTGATCCACATGAGTCCACATGAGTGCAGCAAATCTGAGGTAGTCAACCTTACAAAGGCTCAGAATCTGAACATAAAAAGATTTTGAAATGACCACTGGCTGCCGTTTTTTgtgggtttggtttttttgtatTTGCAGAGTAATTATTATGATAGAACACTGCTGAATCTAGTTCACacatttataacaatgaaaatcctCCTAAATTCAATATACATAGAGCAATTGTGACACTTGAAACTTCCATAGTGCGATAGGGCCGGTCACTTATATCGAGGGGTCTGCATCAGTTGCTGTCGCTCCAGCAGAGATCAGATGACGAATGGCTGTTCATGGTGGTTAGCGGTGGTCTAGTTACCTTGGAAGGGGTAGCAAAGACCATTCCTTAATTgtactgtgtgtggctgtttgtTTGATTTTCAAGCACAGTGTACTGGTTGTCTAGCTGAAGTTTAAGGGCCTGGTTTTTTGAAACCTCATCCCTACCTCTAGTTTTGTGTCTTACTACTTCAAAGCTCTTCTCCATTTCTTTATCCCTAAGGGAAAATAAACGtaatcagtaaatatttcttgaggtttttaaaaaaatattcttccttgagttaaaaaaaaaaaaaaaagccaccccTTACAGGAATCTTGAGGGAGAGACAGGAGAGGAAAATGAGTCTATAAAATCCTTATCAAACCATTTTTAAGGCTTCAATTgaacataaaacataaaacactGCAACTGAAGCTCCATGGCCCCATTTCCTGTGGTAGCAAATCTACTGTAGTGTTCAGTACTGTTAACTGCAAATCTATTTTGGGACCAACTTGAAGACAACTGGAAAGTTAAAAACTCTGTGATAGCATGGTGATTCCTTCTAAGACTCACTTTTACTGTTAGCAAATAATAGGCAATACAGCTCTCTTTCCTTATGCATAAGTAAGAGTACCAATTTCCTCACTCAGTCAAGTTCTCATTATTCAATGACTTCTCCTCACTTCTACTTCATGGGAGTGGATCAGATAAGGACGAGTGTGCCGAATCAGCGCCCCTCATTTTGTAGGACAGGGCAGAGGAGCAAGTCCAAGTGGAGCTTTAAACTCAAGCCAGCTGTGGTCTCAAAGAGGCAAAACGGCTGGGATTTACTTTAAAAGTCACCCCCCCAAAACAATTATATCCAGCTGATATCATTTAACTTCTTCccactttatttaatttttaaaattcatggcCCTAAACAAGATGTGGATGTGCCATATGTGGTCATTTAACTCCAGGTAGCATTCATTTTAAGTACCTGCTGAAATAAGATTTTAATATTAGATTTATAAATGCCAACGTCTTCCATCTACTCACATTTACTGGGAATATAACAAAATAGTCCTCTTTCATGTCCAGTCTGCATATTATAGGAAATTAGCCATTAATAATGTACTTGTAAAGAATTGTAATTTGTGAGAATGACACGGCAGCTTAGTCAAAGCCACAGAACATAAAACAGGGATAAGAGGAACTTCTGCAGACACAGTTTGTCTTTGGTGCTCCTTCCCTTCTCCCGCTCCAGGGCACATAGGTCCCACCCTAAATTCTCAGCTGCCTGTCTGATGCAGCTTAGAATTTACCAGTTAAGAGCATCCCTTCCTCATGGGCTTTTATATCTCCTACATCCATCCCACTCCACACCAAGGGAAGGGTCCCAAAAACACAATGTGGGAATGACTTACTTTCGGCTTTCTACATGCTTGGCAGTGGACTGCAGGGATGGGAACTGTGTGTCACTGTATATTTCTGGTGGTCCTTGTGGAGTTTTCCTTGTTGTGGTTAGCCTGGCTCCAGGAGGCCTATACACACCACTAGTCATTGCCGGTTCTGGGGTTTCTGTAACTAACATTTCGTAACAGTTTagagaaaatattcaaatgcTTGGCATTTTAATAAACTAGTCCTGTAAAGGAGAACTTTAGTTTCTCCTCTGATTAGAGGGGACGCCATGGGAGGTTTACAAACAGCCTAGGACATGCTCTGCCATATCTGAAAAGATCACACTTGCTGCTGTTAGACCAGATAAGAAACTATTTCATTAATTCATATAACAAAACAACAGTTCAAAGCCAGGGAGTAGCTGTGGAACTGCTGAGAACTAGTCATATAAAGAGTGAATTTATTTTGCAAGTAAGCCCAAAAGAATTTATGGATACATTAGATTTAGGTTTGGAACGAGAGAAAGGCTTTGTCAAAGGTGACTGCAAAGTTCGTGCTAAGTGACTGAAAGAACAGCACTGAGATAAGAGCTGTAGGGTGCAGCATATACGTGAGCTCAGTTTTGGACATGTTGAGAGTGAGATGCTAGTAGGCAGTTAAGATAAACATGTCTGGAATTCAGCAGAGCTCTGAGTTAAGATGTGAATTTGCAGGTCACTAgcatatagagcagtggttctcaatagaatcacctgggaatctttttaaaatcctgatttctgtgcctcatcctctggaaattctgtttctttgttactaatgttgtggcccagaaatcaggattttaaaaagattcccaggtgattctaatgtgcagcccaggttgagaaccactgatatagagagACTGCCAAGAGAGACTGAACCAACCAACGAGGGGGCAGAATTCAGTGTCCTGGAAACCAACAGAAGAGCGTGTTTCAATAGGGTGATCAACTGTGGCAAATGTTGCTGCTGGGACAAATCAGATGAGGACTGAGACTTGGGCAATGGGTTTAGCAATGCAGCAAGCAGTAGGGATCACTACAGATACAgttccaaaaataaaaagttaaatggaGAAACACACATAGCAAAATGCCAGAACAGATACAAAAATACTGACATGTTAGTTATGTGTGATCTCTGGAAGTAAGATTTGGggtgatttgtttttgtttatattgGTCTATATAGAATAATGGGTATACATTAAAGCAGTGATTTCAatcagtgtgccacaagaatttttaaaacatgaatacctgactatttagtcagggacactgacctctttgacaaccaaccaaccacaacAATAGCCACATGGTATGAGTCAGATaggcaaaaaatatacttttcagtgtcagaattttagtgattattttatgtgtgccacgagttgaaaaaggttgaaaatcactgtattCAAGCATCGTTTCTCAAACTCCCTTTTCATTATTGCCCTCCTAAGGAGCGTTTTTAAACATCTTTTCCTAACCaccactgcctccctcccccagaaatGTTAATACCACAAATACACACTGTACATCTGTTTACATGCTTTGGCCCTCTGATGGGTCACAAAACCACTGTAAGATCTAAGGTTTCGCCCTAGCCAAGTAGCTCAGATTGTTAGAGCATCGTTTCAATATGCCatggttgtaggttcaatcccccaatcagggcacatacaagaatcaactaataaatgcaaaaataagtggaacaacaaatcgatgcct
It includes:
- the CDV3 gene encoding protein CDV3 homolog isoform X8, which translates into the protein MQISEKEEDDSEKREDPGDNWEEGGGGGGGVEKSSGPWNKTAPVQAPPAPVVVTETPEPAMTSGVYRPPGARLTTTRKTPQGPPEIYSDTQFPSLQSTAKHVESRKDKEMEKSFEVVRHKTRGRDEVSKNQALKLQLDNQYTVLENQTNSHTQYN